A stretch of Roseibium porphyridii DNA encodes these proteins:
- a CDS encoding Nit6803 family nitrilase, whose translation MTTSSETIRVAAVQIAPDLTSKARTLDKVMSAMREAAGKGAKLVVFPETFVPWYPYFSFVLPPMLAGQEHLRLYEEAVSVPSVETAALSALARELDIVAVIGVNERDHGSLYNTQLLFDADGSLCLKRRKITPTYHERMIWGQGDGAGLKVVETAVGRVGALACWEHYNPLARYALMTQHEEIHVAQFPGSLVGPIFSEQIEVSMRHHALESGCFVVNATGWLTEEQINSISEDPKLQRGLRDGCMTCIISPEGRHVVPPLTEGEGILTADLDMRLITKRKRMMDSVGHYARPELLHLVHDTRPAKTVLPVAAPSAATTLRDADVPSQIQSEIEEPFNAG comes from the coding sequence ATGACAACATCATCCGAAACAATTCGAGTTGCAGCTGTCCAGATAGCGCCTGATCTGACGTCGAAAGCGCGCACGCTGGACAAGGTCATGTCTGCGATGCGCGAAGCAGCTGGTAAGGGGGCAAAGCTCGTGGTCTTCCCGGAGACCTTTGTTCCCTGGTACCCCTACTTTTCCTTCGTCTTGCCGCCGATGTTGGCCGGGCAGGAGCATCTTCGACTTTACGAAGAGGCCGTGTCGGTGCCGAGCGTTGAGACAGCTGCATTGTCAGCGCTTGCCAGAGAACTCGACATTGTGGCCGTGATCGGTGTTAACGAGCGCGACCACGGCTCGCTCTACAACACGCAACTATTATTTGATGCGGATGGCTCGCTGTGCCTCAAGAGGCGCAAAATTACCCCGACCTACCATGAGAGAATGATATGGGGGCAGGGTGACGGCGCAGGCCTTAAAGTTGTCGAGACCGCCGTTGGACGTGTTGGTGCGCTTGCGTGTTGGGAACACTACAACCCGCTTGCCCGATATGCCCTGATGACGCAGCACGAAGAAATTCATGTTGCCCAGTTTCCAGGGTCGCTAGTTGGTCCGATCTTTTCAGAACAGATCGAGGTTTCCATGCGACATCATGCGCTTGAAAGCGGCTGTTTCGTTGTCAATGCCACCGGGTGGCTGACCGAGGAACAAATCAATTCCATCAGCGAAGATCCGAAGCTGCAGCGCGGTCTGCGGGACGGTTGCATGACGTGCATTATTTCGCCCGAAGGCCGGCATGTCGTGCCGCCTTTGACGGAAGGCGAGGGAATACTGACAGCTGATCTGGATATGCGATTGATCACAAAGCGCAAGCGCATGATGGACAGCGTCGGGCATTACGCCCGCCCGGAATTATTGCATCTCGTGCATGACACGAGACCTGCGAAGACAGTGTTGCCCGTAGCTGCGCCATCTGCTGCGACCACTTTGCGGGATGCCGATGTCCCGTCTCAAATCCAATCCGAAATCGAGGAGCCTTTCAATGCCGGCTGA
- a CDS encoding MSMEG_0568 family radical SAM protein, giving the protein MPAEVLINELQTRGIRLVDPKAGHEARRGGAGPTDHKALTVDGVTVMVPVHTAPAFESPFLADAPGSDGKSNVLKKGNKIGTISFPGRPKFYDLETSDGVPYHQIATLHGRDVLATTVLQTCIRYQSRTKTCQFCAIGQSLAAGRTIAHKTPEQLAEVARAAVELDDIKHMVLTTGTPKGPDRGAAVMVESVKAIKAAVDIPVQAQCEPPEDDIWHSRMKEAGVDALGMHLEAVTPDVRKRIMPGKAQVGLEKYFDSFRAAVPVFGRGQVSTYILAGLGDTADAILKTSQKLIEIGVYPFVVPFVPVTGTPLESHPAPSAEFMDSILRPLSKMVVDGGLRAEDIKAGCGRCGACSALSVYEKLQVR; this is encoded by the coding sequence ATGCCGGCTGAAGTTCTCATCAATGAACTGCAAACCCGTGGAATTCGCCTCGTTGACCCAAAGGCTGGACATGAAGCGAGGCGGGGAGGTGCAGGGCCGACGGACCACAAGGCGCTGACCGTAGATGGTGTCACAGTCATGGTGCCGGTGCATACAGCGCCAGCTTTCGAGAGCCCGTTTCTGGCCGACGCACCCGGGTCTGACGGCAAAAGCAATGTGCTCAAAAAGGGCAATAAAATTGGTACGATCAGTTTTCCCGGGCGGCCGAAATTCTATGATCTGGAGACGTCAGACGGTGTCCCCTATCATCAGATTGCAACACTGCACGGACGAGACGTTCTTGCGACAACGGTCTTACAGACTTGCATTCGCTATCAGAGCAGAACCAAGACCTGTCAGTTCTGTGCCATAGGTCAGTCGCTCGCAGCCGGACGCACAATCGCCCACAAGACACCAGAGCAACTTGCGGAAGTTGCCAGGGCCGCGGTCGAGCTGGACGATATCAAACACATGGTGCTGACCACAGGTACTCCGAAGGGGCCGGATCGTGGGGCGGCCGTCATGGTCGAAAGCGTGAAGGCAATCAAGGCTGCCGTCGACATTCCCGTTCAGGCGCAATGCGAACCGCCGGAAGATGATATCTGGCATTCTCGCATGAAAGAGGCCGGTGTCGATGCGCTCGGAATGCATCTTGAGGCGGTGACACCCGATGTCCGCAAACGGATCATGCCTGGAAAGGCGCAGGTCGGGCTTGAAAAGTATTTCGATTCCTTTCGCGCGGCGGTGCCAGTGTTCGGTCGCGGTCAGGTTTCAACCTATATTCTTGCTGGGCTCGGCGACACAGCCGACGCCATTTTGAAAACAAGCCAAAAACTCATCGAAATCGGCGTCTATCCGTTCGTTGTGCCTTTTGTGCCTGTCACGGGCACCCCGCTTGAAAGTCATCCTGCACCTTCCGCTGAATTTATGGACTCCATATTGCGACCCCTGTCGAAAATGGTTGTCGATGGCGGTTTGCGCGCCGAAGACATCAAGGCCGGGTGCGGACGGTGCGGCGCATGTTCAGCACTTTCTGTCTATGAAAAGCTTCAGGTGCGGTGA
- a CDS encoding MSMEG_0572/Sll0783 family nitrogen starvation response protein → MPEVTAPAHADGDFFVNYEEKVFEDVQAEEGEKALVTFHTVAFEGSIGLVNLLQATRLQRKGFETSILLYGPGVSLGVQRGFPKLGDEAFPGHLAMNNQIKKFMSEGGKVYACRFALQALMGHGEPSLIPGITPIAPQDVLDIVLLHRRDGAFILDTWTL, encoded by the coding sequence ATGCCAGAGGTAACGGCACCGGCACACGCAGACGGCGATTTCTTCGTCAACTACGAAGAGAAGGTTTTCGAAGATGTTCAGGCGGAAGAGGGCGAAAAGGCCCTCGTCACATTCCACACCGTTGCATTTGAAGGTTCGATCGGGCTGGTCAATCTTCTCCAGGCCACGCGGCTTCAGCGGAAGGGGTTTGAAACCTCCATTCTGCTCTATGGGCCAGGTGTTTCACTTGGTGTTCAAAGAGGGTTCCCGAAGCTAGGCGATGAAGCCTTCCCAGGCCACCTGGCAATGAACAACCAGATCAAGAAATTCATGTCAGAAGGGGGCAAGGTCTATGCATGCCGCTTTGCACTGCAGGCCTTGATGGGGCACGGTGAACCCTCACTCATTCCCGGCATCACACCAATTGCTCCGCAGGATGTTCTTGACATCGTGCTGCTGCACCGCCGGGACGGTGCTTTCATTCTGGACACCTGGACCCTCTAG